One window of the Gambusia affinis linkage group LG01, SWU_Gaff_1.0, whole genome shotgun sequence genome contains the following:
- the spata2 gene encoding spermatogenesis-associated protein 2 produces the protein MDAKLREDLFRRYVTALERRPEGGYTGTGSTLEGDKSRHKDSEALLSTATALLGAYQPDPGQRFRMVRFYEMVENSLRCQRGGNLKSLERAFHTLETICTNLLLFPWKKEFRCIKTFTGPYVYHLQSAISDAELRTLMRTIGYTCDHDSQFRLLDHPGDSSHLRQLAFELFLAQAECRLLGEVVALARGSASELEALELRRGCRDDAAGCAEALRRRDSLGADIARLSVRPLDIERPHAHHLRRGSRPSKSVDVTDGAGHWHPAVNKPILKASLSLRKEPLFVDTEEDMKDEIIRPSTSASFFSIAAPPSYSPVADFFPMQSPPPVDPYTSYHMSSLDDIDLYTERGGVGTGGRQTPSRPPSREPRDSRDGWLLKAHGSVKCQGCGLACSTMASCQRCDMILCSACHDIDPSPCCGLQDYHSKSPRPLDGYIPVKEKLSVYSNAQSHPHLHPHPLTLTHSHSHPHPHPQMLEKPLMPTKLFPSKSVAMTTPKAGSTERLSIGGSRCGFCNKPGASHTCVNCSKVSCDSCMGLYAKDVCTRKNPQHNFVPNHQLNFKSGTISHLVYR, from the exons ATGGATGCCAAGTTGAGAGAGGACCTGTTCCGGAGGTATGTGACGGCACTGGAAAGGCGTCCGGAGGGGGGATATACAGGAACTGGAAGTACGTTGGAGGGAGACAAAAGCAGACACAAGGACAGCGAGGCACTACTCTCCACAGCGACTGCTCTTCTCGGAGCCTATCAGCCAGATCCTGGACAGCGATTTCGCATGGTCCGTTTCTACGAGATGGTGGAGAACTCGCTCCGATGCCAGAGAGGAGGCAACCTTAAGAGCCTGGAGAGGGCCTTTCACACTCTGGAAACCATCTGCACCAACCTCCTGCTCTTCCCTTGGAAGAAAGAGTTTCGATGTATAAAG ACTTTCACAGGCCCTTATGTGTACCACCTGCAGTCTGCCATTTCTGACGCCGAACTCCGAACGCTAATGCGTACCATTGGATATACCTGTGACCATGATTCGCAGTTCCGTTTATTGGACCACCCAGGGGACAGCAGTCATCTCCGCCAGTTAGCCTTTGAGCTGTTCCTGGCCCAGGCAGAGTGTCGTCTTCTAGGAGAGGTGGTGGCTCTCGCCCGCGGTTCCGCCTCGGAGCTGGAAGCTCTGGAGCTCCGCCGGGGTTGCAGAGATGATGCAGCTGGTTGCGCTGAGGCGCTGCGCAGACGAGACAGCCTCGGGGCAGATATCGCTCGGTTGTCTGTTCGACCGTTGGATATAGAAAGGCCTCATGCCCACCACCTGAGACGAGGAAGCCGACCGTCCAAGTCTGTGGATGTTACAGATGGGGCAGGTCACTGGCACCCAGCAGTCAACAAGCCTATCTTGAAGGCATCTCTGAGTCTAAGGAAGGAGCCTCTGTTTGTGGACACAGAGGAAGACATGAAGGATGAGATCATCAGGCCCAGCACCTCTGCATCATTTTTCTCTATCGCAGCTCCACCTTCCTACAGCCCTGTTGCAGACTTTTTCCCCATGCAGTCGCCTCCTCCAGTTGACCCCTACACGTCCTACCATATGTCCTCCTTAGATGACATTGACTTGTACACAGAGAGAGGTGGTGTCGGGACGGGAGGAAGGCAAACTCCGTCTCGACCGCCATCCAGAGAGCCGCGTGATTCCAGAGATGGCTGGCTTCTCAAAGCTCATGGTAGTGTGAAATGTCAGGGTTGTGGTCTGGCATGCTCCACAATGGCATCCTGTCAGAGGTGTGACATGATTCTTTGCTCTGCCTGCCACGATATAGATCCATCCCCCTGTTGTGGCCTCCAGGACTACCACTCAAAATCCCCACGCCCCCTTGACGGATACATTCCTGTGAAGGAAAAGCTATCTGTCTACTCTAACGCCCAGTCTCACCCCCATCTCCATCCACACCCTCTAACCCTGACCCATTCTCATTCTCATCCCCATCCTCACCCCCAGATGTTGGAAAAACCCCTTATGCCCACCAAACTGTTTCCAAGCAAGtcggttgctatgacaacaccAAAGGCAGGGAGCACGGAGCGCTTAAGTATCGGGGGATCACGATGCGGGTTTTGCAACAAGCCAGGCGCATCACACACCTGCGTAAATTGCTCTAAGGTGTCGTGTGACTCTTGCATGGGCTTGTATGCAAAAGATGTGTGCACACGAAAGAATCCTCAGCACAACTTTGTGCCCAACCATCAGCTCAACTTTAAATCTGGCACCATATCACACCTAGTGTATCGGTGA